One Massilia sp. 9096 genomic window carries:
- the adh gene encoding aldehyde dehydrogenase yields MNLADIGKLGVANPFRQRYDNYIGGQFVAPTKGEYFANVTPITGQPFCEVARSTAEDIDLALDAAHAAKEAWGKTSPAERANVLNKIADRMEQNLKMLATAETIDNGKPIRETMAADLPLAIDHFRYFASCIRTQEGAISTIDHETYAYHFHEPLGVVGQIIPWNFPILMAVWKLAPALAAGNCVVLKPAEQTPASIMVLIDLIGDLLPAGVVNVVNGFGLEAGKPLASSKRIAKIAFTGETGTGRLIMQYAAQNLIPVTLELGGKSPNIFFEDVMDAYDDFFDKCLEGFAMFALNQGEVCTCPSRVLVQESIYDKFIERALARVARIKAGNPLDEGTMIGAQASQEQLEKILSYLDVGRQEGAEVLAGGERAQHEGDLAGGYYVRPTVFKGDNRMRIFQEEIFGPVVSVTTFKDEADALRIANDTLYGLGAGLWTRDGSRAFRVGRAIQAGRVWTNCYHLYPAHAAFGGYKQSGIGRENHKMMLDHYQQTKNLLVSYSPKALGFF; encoded by the coding sequence ATGAATCTTGCAGACATCGGCAAACTCGGCGTCGCCAATCCGTTCCGCCAGCGCTACGACAACTACATCGGCGGCCAATTCGTCGCGCCGACCAAGGGCGAGTACTTCGCCAACGTGACCCCGATCACCGGCCAGCCCTTCTGCGAAGTAGCGCGCTCGACCGCAGAAGACATCGACCTGGCGCTGGACGCGGCCCACGCCGCCAAGGAGGCCTGGGGCAAGACCTCGCCGGCCGAGCGCGCCAACGTCCTGAATAAAATCGCCGATCGCATGGAGCAGAACCTCAAGATGCTCGCGACCGCCGAGACCATCGACAACGGCAAGCCGATCCGCGAGACCATGGCCGCCGACCTGCCGCTGGCGATCGACCACTTCCGCTACTTCGCCAGCTGCATCCGCACCCAGGAAGGCGCGATCTCGACCATCGACCACGAAACCTATGCCTACCACTTTCACGAGCCGCTGGGCGTGGTCGGCCAGATCATCCCCTGGAATTTCCCTATCCTGATGGCGGTGTGGAAGCTGGCGCCGGCGCTCGCCGCCGGCAACTGCGTGGTGCTGAAACCGGCCGAACAGACCCCGGCCTCGATCATGGTGCTGATCGACCTGATCGGCGACCTGCTCCCGGCCGGCGTGGTCAACGTGGTCAACGGCTTCGGCCTGGAGGCCGGCAAGCCGCTCGCGTCGAGCAAGCGCATCGCCAAGATCGCCTTCACCGGCGAGACCGGCACCGGGCGCCTGATCATGCAGTACGCCGCGCAGAACCTGATCCCGGTGACGCTCGAGCTGGGCGGCAAATCGCCGAACATCTTCTTCGAAGACGTGATGGATGCGTACGACGATTTCTTCGACAAGTGTCTCGAGGGCTTCGCCATGTTCGCGCTGAACCAGGGCGAGGTGTGTACCTGCCCGTCGCGCGTGCTGGTGCAGGAATCGATCTACGACAAGTTCATCGAGCGGGCGCTGGCGCGCGTCGCCAGGATCAAGGCCGGCAATCCGCTCGACGAGGGCACGATGATCGGCGCCCAGGCTTCGCAGGAGCAGCTGGAAAAGATCCTGTCCTACCTCGACGTCGGCCGCCAGGAAGGCGCCGAGGTGCTGGCCGGAGGCGAGCGCGCACAGCACGAGGGCGACCTGGCCGGCGGTTATTACGTGCGTCCGACCGTGTTCAAGGGCGACAATCGCATGCGCATCTTCCAGGAAGAGATCTTCGGTCCGGTGGTCTCGGTGACGACCTTCAAGGACGAAGCCGATGCGCTGCGCATCGCCAACGACACGCTGTACGGCCTGGGCGCCGGTTTGTGGACGCGCGACGGCAGCCGCGCCTTCCGCGTCGGCCGGGCGATCCAGGCGGGCCGGGTCTGGACCAACTGCTATCACCTGTATCCGGCGCATGCGGCCTTCGGCGGCTACAAGCAGTCGGGCATCGGGCGCGAGAATCACAAGATGATGCTCGACCACTACCAGCAGACCAAGAACCTGCTGGTGAGTTACAGCCCGAAGGCGCTCGGCTTCTTTTGA
- a CDS encoding molybdopterin-dependent oxidoreductase → MTKTLVRATCPHDCPDTCAILVTVEDGVATEVKGDPDHPTTAGVLCTKVSRYVDRTYHPDRLLHPMRRVGKKGEGKFERITWDQALDEIAARLKPIAERDPQAILPYSYCGTMGLVQGEAMAMRFFNQLGASFLDRTVCATAGFTGYKYTIGGSIGTDLEHFQDAKLILIWGGNPIASNLHFWMRAQEAKRRGAKLIAIDPYRSLTAEKCHQHIAVLPGTDSALALGMMHVLVKENLVDHDYIERHTLGFGQLKDRIAEWTPERTAETCGISVDEVVNLAREYGETARRNEPVAIRVNYGLQRVRGGGMAVRNIACLPALVGAWRHAAGGIQLSTSGSFPSNKLALQRPDLLRGRLPRTINMTTIGDDLLKEASPEFGPKVEAVIVYNANPLAIAPDSNKVQRGFEREDLFTVVLEHFQTDSADYADILLPATTQLEHVDAHLAYGHLYMMANNAAIAPLGESKPNTEIFRLLAQRMGFTDPAFLETDDQLAAQAFDKKHQRAVHFDWESLKQKGWEKLNMPAAPFAEGGFPTPSGKCEFYSASMLADGLDPLPAYIANYESVASNPELAARYPLAMISPPARNFLNSTFVNVQSLRATEGEPHLDIHPLDAAERGIQDKEMVRIFNDRGSFVARARVTARARAGLVVGLSIWWKKLASDGKNANEVTSQRLTDMGRAPTFYDTLVQVEKAAP, encoded by the coding sequence ATGACCAAGACCCTCGTCAGGGCCACCTGCCCGCATGACTGCCCCGATACCTGCGCCATCCTCGTCACCGTGGAGGATGGCGTGGCGACCGAGGTCAAGGGCGATCCGGACCACCCGACCACGGCCGGCGTGCTGTGCACCAAGGTGTCGCGCTACGTCGACCGCACCTATCACCCCGACCGCCTGCTGCACCCGATGCGCCGCGTCGGCAAGAAGGGGGAAGGAAAATTCGAACGCATCACGTGGGACCAGGCACTGGATGAGATCGCCGCGCGCCTGAAGCCGATCGCCGAACGCGATCCGCAAGCCATCCTGCCCTACAGCTATTGCGGCACCATGGGCCTGGTGCAGGGCGAGGCGATGGCGATGCGCTTCTTCAACCAGCTCGGCGCTTCCTTCCTGGACCGCACCGTGTGCGCCACCGCCGGCTTTACCGGCTACAAATACACGATCGGCGGCTCGATCGGCACCGACCTCGAACACTTCCAGGACGCCAAGCTGATCCTGATCTGGGGCGGCAACCCGATCGCCTCGAACCTGCACTTCTGGATGCGCGCGCAGGAAGCCAAGCGCCGCGGCGCCAAGCTGATCGCGATCGACCCGTACCGCTCGCTAACCGCCGAGAAGTGCCACCAGCACATCGCCGTGCTGCCCGGCACCGACAGCGCGCTGGCGCTGGGCATGATGCACGTGCTGGTCAAGGAAAACCTGGTCGACCACGACTACATCGAACGCCACACGCTCGGTTTCGGCCAGCTCAAGGACCGCATCGCCGAATGGACGCCGGAGCGCACCGCCGAAACCTGCGGCATCAGCGTCGACGAAGTCGTCAACCTGGCGCGCGAATATGGCGAAACGGCGCGGCGCAATGAACCGGTGGCGATCCGCGTCAACTACGGCTTGCAGCGCGTGCGCGGCGGCGGCATGGCGGTGCGTAACATCGCCTGCCTGCCGGCGCTGGTCGGCGCCTGGCGCCATGCGGCCGGCGGCATCCAGCTGTCGACCTCGGGTTCGTTCCCGTCGAACAAGCTGGCGCTGCAGCGCCCGGACCTGCTGCGCGGGCGCCTGCCACGCACGATCAACATGACGACCATCGGCGACGACCTGCTCAAGGAAGCCTCGCCCGAATTCGGCCCGAAGGTCGAAGCCGTGATCGTCTACAACGCCAACCCGCTGGCGATCGCGCCGGATTCGAACAAGGTGCAGCGCGGCTTCGAGCGCGAAGATTTGTTTACCGTGGTGCTGGAACACTTCCAGACCGACAGCGCCGACTACGCCGACATCCTGCTGCCGGCCACCACCCAGCTCGAGCACGTCGATGCGCACCTGGCCTACGGCCACCTGTACATGATGGCGAATAACGCAGCGATTGCGCCGCTGGGCGAATCGAAGCCGAATACCGAGATCTTCCGTCTGCTCGCGCAGCGCATGGGCTTTACCGATCCGGCTTTCCTCGAGACGGATGACCAGCTGGCCGCGCAAGCCTTCGACAAGAAGCACCAGCGCGCCGTGCACTTCGACTGGGAATCGCTCAAGCAGAAGGGCTGGGAAAAGCTGAACATGCCGGCGGCGCCGTTTGCCGAAGGCGGTTTCCCGACGCCGTCGGGCAAGTGCGAGTTTTACTCGGCGTCGATGCTGGCCGATGGCCTCGACCCGCTGCCGGCCTACATCGCGAATTACGAATCCGTGGCCTCGAATCCCGAACTGGCGGCCAGGTACCCGTTGGCGATGATTTCGCCGCCGGCACGGAACTTCCTCAACTCAACTTTTGTCAATGTCCAGAGCCTTCGTGCAACGGAAGGCGAGCCGCACCTGGACATCCATCCCCTCGACGCCGCAGAACGCGGCATTCAGGACAAGGAGATGGTACGCATCTTCAACGACCGGGGCTCGTTCGTCGCGCGCGCCCGCG
- a CDS encoding acyloxyacyl hydrolase yields MKKILSSLAAAAALFAAQAGHAQTTGLVDSVSVEGGGGEHMQLVRFAAQKDWNQNWLPYGGYHLSGYWDANVAYWRANQWLDVKGNHKNLAVIGITPVFRWEADDKLGFYADAGIGAALFSSVYRNTHRQLSTAYEFADHVGVGYVFANKWEVGARIQHYSNGGIKHPNGGVNLAVLKVAYHF; encoded by the coding sequence ATGAAGAAAATCCTCAGTTCCCTCGCAGCCGCAGCCGCGCTGTTCGCCGCACAAGCCGGTCACGCGCAGACCACCGGCCTGGTCGATTCCGTGTCCGTGGAAGGCGGCGGCGGCGAGCACATGCAGCTGGTCCGCTTCGCGGCCCAGAAAGACTGGAACCAGAACTGGCTTCCGTACGGCGGCTACCACCTGTCGGGCTATTGGGACGCCAACGTCGCCTACTGGCGCGCCAACCAGTGGCTGGACGTCAAGGGCAACCACAAGAACCTGGCCGTGATCGGCATCACCCCGGTGTTCCGCTGGGAAGCCGACGACAAGCTTGGCTTCTACGCCGACGCCGGCATCGGCGCCGCCCTGTTCTCGAGCGTCTACCGCAACACCCACCGCCAGCTGTCGACCGCCTACGAGTTCGCGGACCACGTCGGCGTCGGTTACGTGTTCGCCAACAAGTGGGAAGTCGGTGCGCGCATCCAGCACTACTCGAACGGCGGCATCAAGCACCCGAACGGCGGCGTCAACCTGGCCGTGCTGAAGGTCGCGTACCACTTCTGA
- a CDS encoding NAD(P)-dependent oxidoreductase, with amino-acid sequence MNAPRLAFLGIGLMGRPMAIRLAEAGLALNAWNRTHEKAEALRASGARPCAGLPDAVRGAGIVISMLQDGPTVGAVIDAALPALQPDTLWIDMSSTRQDEALDFAARLHARGCRFVDAPVSGGVLGAEAGTLAIMAGGAPEDFAQAEPVLRALGTPVRVGPVGSGQVAKLCNQLIVGATINVVAEALLLAQAAGADPAAVREAIRGGFAGSRVLEVHGQRMLERNFVPGGQVKTQLKDQRNILAAAEGAGVTLPVTELVTRHYATIVGDLPQADHAAALIGLERLNPGKRVGDAPDRLPGAET; translated from the coding sequence ATGAACGCACCGAGGCTCGCATTCCTCGGCATCGGCCTGATGGGCCGGCCGATGGCGATCCGGCTGGCCGAGGCCGGCCTGGCCTTGAACGCCTGGAACCGTACCCATGAAAAAGCCGAGGCGCTGCGGGCAAGCGGCGCCCGGCCCTGTGCCGGCCTGCCCGATGCCGTACGCGGCGCCGGCATCGTCATCTCGATGCTGCAGGACGGGCCGACGGTCGGCGCCGTCATCGACGCGGCGCTGCCGGCGCTGCAGCCCGATACGCTGTGGATCGACATGAGTTCGACGCGCCAGGACGAGGCGCTGGATTTTGCCGCGCGCCTGCACGCGCGCGGCTGCCGCTTCGTCGACGCGCCGGTGTCGGGCGGCGTGCTCGGCGCCGAAGCCGGCACGCTGGCGATCATGGCCGGGGGCGCACCGGAAGACTTTGCGCAGGCCGAGCCGGTGTTGCGCGCGCTGGGTACGCCGGTGCGCGTGGGGCCGGTCGGCAGCGGGCAGGTTGCCAAGCTGTGCAATCAGCTGATCGTCGGCGCGACCATCAACGTGGTGGCCGAGGCGCTGCTGCTGGCCCAGGCGGCCGGCGCCGACCCGGCCGCGGTGCGCGAGGCGATCCGTGGCGGCTTCGCCGGCAGCCGCGTGCTGGAGGTGCATGGCCAGCGCATGCTGGAAAGGAATTTCGTGCCGGGCGGGCAGGTCAAGACGCAGCTGAAGGACCAGCGCAACATCCTCGCTGCCGCCGAGGGCGCCGGCGTGACGCTGCCGGTGACCGAGCTGGTGACGCGACACTATGCAACGATCGTCGGCGACCTGCCGCAGGCCGACCATGCGGCCGCCCTGATCGGGCTGGAGCGCCTGAATCCGGGCAAGCGGGTCGGCGATGCGCCCGACCGCCTGCCCGGCGCCGAAACTTAA
- a CDS encoding DUF779 domain-containing protein, with protein MSDEIARVTATPAALAFIGALRQRHGALMFFQSGGCCDGSTPMCYPAGEFALGDADVCLGSLDGVPFYMGSEQFAYWEHTQLIIDVVAGNGGMFSLDNGTGKRFLTRSRLFSDAESELLRAQPPRRHGG; from the coding sequence ATGAGCGACGAGATCGCACGCGTGACCGCGACGCCTGCCGCACTGGCCTTCATCGGCGCGCTGCGGCAGCGCCACGGCGCGCTGATGTTCTTCCAGTCCGGCGGCTGCTGCGACGGCAGCACGCCGATGTGCTATCCGGCCGGCGAATTCGCCCTGGGCGACGCCGACGTTTGCCTGGGCAGCCTGGACGGCGTGCCTTTTTATATGGGGAGCGAGCAATTCGCCTATTGGGAGCACACCCAGCTGATCATCGACGTGGTGGCGGGGAACGGCGGCATGTTCTCGCTCGATAACGGCACGGGCAAGCGCTTCCTGACGCGTTCGCGCCTGTTCAGCGATGCCGAGTCCGAGCTGCTGCGTGCGCAGCCGCCGCGCCGGCATGGCGGTTGA
- a CDS encoding DHA2 family efflux MFS transporter permease subunit — translation MSDNPSVKSYLPWLVATALFMEQLDATIVNTAVPSIAASLNVTPLSLKSVVTSYILSLAVGIPVSGWMADRFGTRRVFASAIAVFTLASVLCGLSVSAPMMVFARLLQGLGGAMMMPVGRLAIIRTFPKNELLGAMNFVILPALIGPLLGPTVGGLIVHWLSWRVIFFVNVPVGLTALYLVLRHMPDYHGAEQRPLDVIGLILFSSGTAILSWLLEIFGEHTLDGVTALLMLGMSVALLTAYVWHARSNTYPLLRLSLFKVRTFRISVLGGFITRLGIGGLPFLLPLLYQLGLKLLPWQSGLLMMPTAAAAMGMKLIAPKVLARFGYRSVLLVNTICIGITIALFSLVGPSTPWYLIAGIGLLQGFFNSLQFSSMNTLAYSDIEPRDSSMASTIASSFQQLSMSFGLAAGTLVTAWFLGRVPQTNQAMVTAALHHGFQFLAVMTVLSSLVFWRLRRGDGESISKGKTATAVAQDPTPLSQA, via the coding sequence ATGAGCGATAACCCCTCCGTCAAGAGCTACCTGCCGTGGCTGGTGGCGACTGCCCTGTTCATGGAGCAGCTCGACGCCACCATCGTCAACACGGCCGTCCCCAGCATCGCGGCCAGCTTGAACGTCACGCCGCTGTCCCTCAAATCGGTCGTCACCAGCTACATCCTGAGCCTTGCTGTCGGCATTCCGGTCAGCGGCTGGATGGCCGACCGCTTCGGCACGCGGCGCGTGTTCGCCAGCGCCATCGCGGTGTTCACCCTGGCCTCGGTACTGTGCGGCCTGTCGGTCAGCGCCCCGATGATGGTGTTCGCGCGCCTGCTGCAAGGCCTGGGCGGCGCGATGATGATGCCGGTCGGGCGCCTCGCCATCATCCGCACCTTTCCGAAAAACGAACTGCTGGGCGCGATGAATTTCGTGATCCTGCCGGCGCTGATCGGGCCCCTGCTCGGACCGACCGTCGGTGGCCTGATCGTGCACTGGCTGTCGTGGCGCGTGATCTTCTTCGTCAACGTGCCGGTCGGCCTGACCGCGCTTTACCTGGTGCTGCGCCACATGCCGGACTACCACGGCGCCGAACAGCGCCCGCTCGACGTCATCGGCCTGATCCTGTTCAGTTCCGGCACCGCCATCCTGTCCTGGTTGCTGGAGATCTTCGGCGAGCACACGCTCGACGGCGTCACCGCGCTGCTGATGCTGGGCATGTCGGTGGCGCTGCTGACGGCCTACGTCTGGCACGCGCGCTCGAACACCTATCCGCTGCTGCGCCTGTCGCTGTTCAAGGTGCGCACCTTCCGCATTTCGGTGCTGGGCGGCTTCATCACGCGCCTGGGGATCGGCGGCCTGCCCTTCCTGCTGCCGCTGCTGTACCAGCTCGGGCTGAAGCTGCTGCCGTGGCAATCGGGCCTGTTGATGATGCCGACCGCCGCCGCGGCAATGGGCATGAAGCTGATCGCGCCCAAGGTGCTGGCGCGCTTCGGCTACCGCTCGGTGCTGCTGGTGAACACGATCTGCATCGGCATCACGATCGCACTGTTCTCGCTGGTCGGGCCGAGCACGCCGTGGTACCTGATCGCCGGCATCGGCCTGCTGCAGGGCTTCTTCAATTCCCTGCAATTTTCCAGCATGAACACGCTTGCCTACTCGGACATCGAACCGCGCGACTCGAGCATGGCCAGCACGATCGCCAGCTCGTTCCAGCAGCTGTCGATGAGCTTCGGCCTCGCGGCCGGCACCCTGGTCACCGCCTGGTTCCTTGGGCGCGTGCCGCAAACCAACCAGGCGATGGTGACGGCCGCCCTGCACCATGGCTTCCAGTTCCTGGCCGTGATGACGGTGCTGTCCTCTCTCGTATTCTGGCGCCTGCGGCGCGGCGATGGCGAAAGCATCAGCAAGGGCAAGACCGCGACGGCGGTGGCGCAGGATCCGACGCCGTTGTCTCAGGCTTGA
- a CDS encoding M20 aminoacylase family protein, which yields MRIVEPILAFQSELEAIRRDIHAHPELCYEEQRTADVVAARLTEWGIPVVRGLGVTGVVGIIKNGTSGKAIGLRADMDALPMQELNTFEHASRHAGKMHACGHDGHTAMLLGAAHYLSRHRNFDGTVYLIFQPAEEGGAGARRMIEDGLFDKFPMDAVYGMHNWPGLRAGSFGVVEGPMMASSNEFRLVVKGKGAHAAQPHRGIDPVMTAVQIAQSWQTIVSREKNPLDTAVLSITQIHAGSATNVIPDEAVMIGTVRTFSTVVLDLIERRMGEIASGVASGFNASVDFTFKRNYPPLINHPAETAFAVEAMRATVGADNVDTDVEPTMGAEDFAFMLQAKPGCYVFLGNGDGEHRMGGHGLGPCQLHNGSYDFNDQLLPIGASFWARLVEMSLPAA from the coding sequence ATGAGAATCGTCGAACCCATTCTCGCATTCCAGTCCGAGCTCGAAGCGATCCGGCGCGACATCCACGCCCATCCCGAACTCTGCTACGAAGAACAACGCACGGCCGACGTCGTCGCCGCCCGCCTGACCGAATGGGGCATCCCGGTCGTGCGCGGCCTGGGCGTCACCGGCGTGGTCGGCATCATCAAGAATGGCACATCCGGCAAGGCCATCGGCTTGCGCGCCGACATGGATGCGCTGCCCATGCAGGAACTCAACACATTTGAGCATGCGTCGCGCCATGCGGGCAAGATGCATGCATGCGGCCACGACGGTCATACGGCAATGCTGTTGGGCGCAGCCCACTATTTGTCGCGTCATCGCAACTTCGACGGCACCGTGTATCTCATCTTTCAACCCGCCGAGGAAGGCGGCGCCGGCGCGCGCCGCATGATCGAAGATGGGTTGTTCGACAAGTTCCCGATGGACGCGGTGTACGGCATGCACAACTGGCCGGGCCTGCGCGCCGGCAGCTTCGGCGTGGTCGAAGGGCCGATGATGGCATCCAGTAACGAGTTCCGCCTGGTCGTGAAAGGCAAGGGCGCGCACGCGGCCCAGCCGCACCGCGGCATCGACCCGGTGATGACGGCGGTGCAGATCGCGCAGAGCTGGCAGACCATCGTCTCGCGCGAAAAGAACCCGCTCGACACCGCCGTGCTGTCGATCACGCAGATCCACGCCGGCAGCGCCACCAACGTCATCCCCGACGAAGCCGTCATGATCGGCACCGTGCGCACCTTCTCGACCGTCGTACTCGACCTGATCGAGCGCCGCATGGGCGAGATCGCAAGCGGCGTGGCGAGCGGCTTCAACGCCAGCGTCGACTTCACGTTCAAGCGCAATTACCCGCCGCTGATCAACCACCCGGCCGAGACGGCGTTCGCGGTCGAGGCGATGCGCGCGACCGTCGGCGCGGACAACGTCGACACGGATGTCGAGCCGACCATGGGCGCCGAAGACTTCGCGTTCATGCTGCAAGCCAAGCCGGGCTGCTACGTCTTCCTCGGCAACGGCGACGGCGAGCACCGCATGGGCGGCCACGGTCTCGGGCCTTGCCAGCTGCATAACGGCAGCTACGACTTCAACGACCAGTTGCTGCCGATCGGGGCCAGCTTCTGGGCGCGGCTGGTGGAGATGAGCCTGCCGGCGGCTTAA